The proteins below come from a single Desulfurobacterium atlanticum genomic window:
- the glyS gene encoding glycine--tRNA ligase subunit beta, whose translation MLVKAKNFVLEIGTEELPASFIKPALENLKSQFQNLLKESHLFAEAVEVFGTPRRLILIAEGVPEKEPDREVLVTGPSWKAAFDCDGNPTKAALGFAKSKGVDVSELIKIETEKGIYAGFKKIVKGKDTVSLLKEKLPEIIRKIPFKKSMRWGSGNLRFGRPIRWICCVFGEEKVSFSLDGINSDVISYGHRFLSPEPLDVREVDNFIEELERRFVVADIEKRKAIIFDVAKTLAESVEGVLFEDEELLEEVANLVEYPYPILGSFDRIYLELPEEVPIVVMKEHQRYFSLKDRNGKLKNYFVAVSNIKPPDEAVVRHGYEKVLRARLADAMFFFEEDRKTPLSAKVERLKGIVFHDKLGTMYQKVERLKQLSPFVADFINADKRKAERAAFLSKADLVTEMVKEFTELQGVMGKNYALLDGEDKEVAEAIFEQYLPRFSDDTLPETGAGISLSVAEKIDNLVGFFGAGLKPTGSMDPFALRRNAIGLVRILVEKGVFLNLWELLKESFNLYSSQGMSLNENFAINDVLEFIKDRFKGLLSDRFSHDTIDAVVGATDNLADALKRIEAIEQLRKEEGFEEVLLTMRRVMNIIPEGFNPVDIGSVDNRYEKQLLESFTEVKAEIERSIEDRNYKDALLAVKKLKDSVDAFFDNVMVMDKDEEVRNRRLSILKEISETISQIADFRKIRG comes from the coding sequence GTGCTGGTGAAAGCTAAAAACTTTGTTCTTGAGATAGGTACAGAGGAACTTCCTGCATCTTTTATAAAACCTGCCCTTGAAAATTTAAAGTCTCAATTTCAAAATCTGTTGAAAGAATCCCATCTTTTTGCTGAAGCTGTGGAGGTGTTTGGAACGCCGCGAAGACTTATCTTGATTGCCGAAGGTGTTCCAGAAAAGGAACCAGATAGAGAGGTACTTGTTACAGGGCCTTCATGGAAAGCTGCTTTTGACTGTGATGGAAATCCAACAAAAGCGGCTCTTGGTTTTGCAAAGTCAAAAGGTGTGGATGTTTCAGAGCTTATAAAGATAGAGACAGAAAAAGGTATTTATGCTGGTTTTAAAAAAATTGTAAAAGGTAAGGATACTGTTTCTCTTTTGAAAGAAAAACTTCCTGAAATTATCAGAAAAATTCCATTTAAAAAGAGCATGCGCTGGGGCAGTGGGAATTTAAGGTTTGGAAGGCCTATACGCTGGATATGTTGTGTTTTTGGAGAAGAAAAAGTTTCATTTTCACTTGATGGGATAAACTCAGACGTTATCTCTTACGGTCATAGATTTTTATCACCTGAGCCCCTTGATGTAAGAGAGGTTGATAACTTTATAGAGGAGCTTGAAAGAAGGTTTGTTGTTGCGGATATAGAAAAGAGAAAAGCTATTATTTTTGATGTAGCTAAAACTCTGGCTGAATCGGTGGAAGGAGTTCTTTTTGAAGATGAGGAGCTTCTTGAAGAGGTTGCAAATCTTGTAGAGTATCCGTATCCGATTCTTGGAAGTTTTGATAGGATATACCTTGAGCTTCCTGAAGAGGTTCCGATTGTTGTTATGAAAGAACATCAGCGTTACTTTTCTTTAAAAGATAGAAATGGAAAGTTGAAAAACTATTTTGTTGCCGTTTCAAACATAAAGCCGCCTGATGAAGCAGTTGTAAGGCACGGTTATGAGAAAGTTTTAAGGGCGCGTCTTGCCGATGCGATGTTTTTCTTTGAAGAGGACAGAAAAACGCCTCTTTCAGCAAAAGTTGAAAGGTTAAAAGGTATTGTGTTTCATGATAAGCTTGGCACGATGTATCAAAAGGTTGAAAGGTTAAAGCAACTATCTCCATTTGTAGCTGATTTTATAAATGCAGATAAAAGGAAAGCGGAAAGAGCTGCTTTCCTTTCAAAGGCTGACCTTGTTACTGAGATGGTAAAGGAGTTTACAGAGCTTCAAGGCGTGATGGGTAAGAACTATGCCCTTCTTGATGGTGAGGATAAAGAGGTGGCTGAAGCGATATTTGAGCAGTATCTGCCAAGGTTTTCTGATGATACTCTTCCAGAAACAGGTGCAGGTATATCTCTCTCTGTTGCAGAGAAGATAGATAATCTTGTAGGATTTTTCGGTGCAGGGCTTAAACCTACCGGTTCAATGGATCCGTTTGCTTTAAGAAGAAATGCTATAGGGCTTGTAAGGATACTGGTTGAGAAAGGAGTGTTTTTAAACCTCTGGGAACTTTTGAAAGAGAGTTTTAACCTATATAGCTCTCAGGGAATGTCGCTTAATGAAAATTTTGCAATTAATGATGTGCTTGAGTTTATCAAAGATAGATTCAAAGGGTTGCTTTCAGATAGATTCAGTCATGATACTATAGATGCGGTAGTTGGTGCTACGGATAATCTTGCAGATGCTCTTAAACGGATAGAAGCGATTGAACAGTTAAGGAAAGAAGAGGGCTTTGAGGAAGTTCTTCTTACTATGAGAAGGGTGATGAATATTATCCCTGAAGGGTTTAATCCAGTAGATATTGGTAGTGTTGACAACAGGTATGAAAAGCAGCTTCTGGAGAGTTTTACTGAAGTTAAAGCTGAAATAGAAAGAAGTATTGAAGATAGGAACTATAAAGATGCACTTCTTGCTGTAAAGAAGCTTAAAGATAGTGTTGATGCTTTTTTTGATAATGTGATGGTAATGGATAAAGATGAGGAAGTGAGAAATAGAAGGCTTTCTATTTTAAAAGAGATATCAGAAACGATTTCTCAGATTGCAGACTTTAGAAAGATTAGAGGTTAA
- a CDS encoding glycine--tRNA ligase subunit alpha — protein sequence MTFQEIIFTLENYWSEKGCIIGKSYDVEQGAGTMHPFTFLKVLDPKPWNVAYVQACRRPADGRYGENPNRLQRYFQFQVILKPSPENSQELYLGSLKALGINPYEHDIRFVEDDWESPTLGAWGLGWEVWLDGMEITQFTYFQQAGGITLNPVSVEITYGLERIAMYIQNVDNVFDIVWTDGVKYGDLYKEAEYQWSVYNFEEADVDMLFDLFSKYEKESKRLVEKGLVLPAYDFCLKCSHVFNILDARGAISVAERASYIGRVRKLANLCAKEYLKKKEGVSAGES from the coding sequence GTGACTTTTCAGGAAATAATATTTACACTGGAAAACTACTGGTCTGAGAAGGGTTGCATAATAGGAAAAAGTTATGATGTTGAGCAGGGTGCAGGAACAATGCATCCTTTCACTTTTTTAAAAGTTCTTGATCCTAAACCGTGGAATGTAGCTTATGTTCAGGCGTGCAGAAGGCCTGCTGATGGAAGGTATGGTGAGAATCCTAACAGGCTTCAAAGATACTTTCAGTTTCAGGTGATCCTTAAACCATCTCCTGAAAACAGCCAGGAACTTTATCTTGGAAGCCTTAAGGCTCTGGGAATAAATCCTTATGAGCACGACATCCGTTTTGTTGAGGATGACTGGGAGTCTCCGACCCTTGGAGCCTGGGGGCTTGGTTGGGAGGTCTGGCTTGATGGTATGGAGATTACCCAGTTTACTTATTTCCAGCAGGCGGGTGGTATAACCCTTAATCCTGTTTCTGTGGAAATCACCTACGGTCTTGAAAGAATAGCTATGTATATTCAGAATGTTGATAACGTTTTTGATATTGTATGGACTGACGGCGTTAAATATGGTGATCTTTATAAGGAAGCTGAATATCAGTGGTCTGTTTACAACTTTGAAGAGGCAGATGTGGATATGCTTTTTGACCTATTCTCAAAGTATGAAAAGGAATCAAAGCGACTTGTTGAAAAAGGGTTGGTTCTGCCAGCTTACGATTTCTGCTTAAAATGTTCTCATGTTTTTAACATCCTTGATGCAAGAGGTGCTATATCTGTTGCTGAGAGAGCTTCCTACATAGGAAGAGTTAGAAAGCTTGCCAATCTGTGTGCAAAAGAGTATCTGAAAAAGAAAGAAGGGGTAAGTGCTGGTGAAAGCTAA
- the leuB gene encoding 3-isopropylmalate dehydrogenase — MKRIKVAVLPGDGIGPEIVRQAIKVMDAAAERFGLEITYKEALIGGAAIDETGVPFPDETKEIVLSSDAVLLGAVGGPKWDNLEFSIRPERALLGLRKLLNTFANLRPAKLYDELIDASSLKPEIIKGVDIMVVRELNSGIYFGIPKGIFVDGDERVGINTLRYKEHEVERIARVAFEVARKRGKKVTSVDKANVLEATVLWREVVERVHKEYEDVELNHMYVDNAAMQIIRWPKQFDVIVTTNMFGDILSDACAMLTGSLGMLPSASIGGKIGLYEPIHGSAPDIAGQNIANPIATINSAAMMFTYSFDMPEVEEAIDKAVRSVLAKGYRTKDIYSEGCKLVSTEEMGDLIAEEVKIAK; from the coding sequence TTGAAGAGGATAAAAGTTGCAGTTTTACCGGGAGACGGTATAGGGCCTGAAATTGTTAGGCAGGCGATAAAAGTTATGGATGCTGCTGCAGAGAGGTTTGGACTGGAAATCACCTATAAAGAAGCTCTTATAGGTGGAGCGGCAATAGATGAAACCGGTGTCCCATTTCCAGATGAAACTAAAGAGATAGTTTTATCTTCAGATGCGGTTTTACTTGGTGCTGTAGGTGGCCCAAAGTGGGATAATCTTGAATTTTCAATAAGACCGGAAAGGGCATTGCTCGGTTTAAGGAAGCTTTTAAATACCTTTGCAAACTTGAGACCTGCAAAGCTTTACGATGAGCTTATAGATGCTTCATCTTTAAAGCCTGAGATAATTAAAGGTGTTGACATAATGGTTGTCAGGGAGCTTAACAGCGGAATCTATTTTGGGATTCCAAAAGGTATTTTTGTTGATGGTGATGAAAGAGTGGGAATTAACACTTTAAGATACAAAGAGCATGAAGTTGAAAGAATTGCAAGAGTTGCTTTTGAGGTTGCAAGAAAGAGAGGTAAAAAAGTAACAAGTGTTGATAAAGCCAACGTTCTTGAAGCTACGGTGCTCTGGAGAGAGGTTGTTGAAAGGGTTCATAAAGAGTATGAAGATGTAGAGCTAAATCATATGTATGTTGATAACGCTGCAATGCAGATAATAAGGTGGCCAAAGCAGTTTGATGTAATTGTAACCACGAATATGTTTGGAGATATTCTTTCTGATGCCTGTGCCATGCTTACAGGTTCTTTAGGAATGCTTCCGTCTGCAAGTATCGGCGGAAAGATAGGTCTTTATGAGCCGATCCACGGTTCTGCACCTGATATAGCCGGTCAGAACATAGCGAATCCTATTGCTACTATAAACTCAGCAGCGATGATGTTTACCTACTCGTTTGATATGCCTGAAGTGGAAGAAGCTATAGATAAGGCTGTGCGTTCTGTCCTTGCAAAAGGTTACAGAACAAAAGATATCTACTCTGAAGGTTGTAAGCTTGTTTCAACAGAAGAGATGGGAGACCTTATAGCTGAAGAGGTAAAAATAGCTAAGTGA
- the leuD gene encoding 3-isopropylmalate dehydratase small subunit — translation MSSEVYRGKAFKFGDDINTDEIIPARYLNTSDPAELAKHCMEDADPEFPSKVQKGDIIVAGKNFGCGSSREHAPIAIKAAGVSAVIAKSFARIFYRNCINIGLPIFESPEAVEGIEEGDIVEVNPVTGIIRNITKNTEFQATPIPPEIREIMDAGGLMEYAKKKLKENR, via the coding sequence ATGTCCAGTGAAGTTTACAGAGGAAAAGCTTTTAAGTTCGGGGATGATATAAATACGGATGAGATAATACCTGCAAGGTATCTTAACACTTCTGATCCTGCAGAACTTGCAAAACACTGTATGGAGGATGCTGACCCTGAATTTCCCTCCAAAGTGCAGAAAGGGGATATTATTGTTGCAGGGAAAAATTTTGGTTGCGGTTCTTCCAGGGAGCATGCTCCTATTGCGATAAAGGCTGCAGGTGTATCTGCTGTTATTGCAAAATCTTTTGCAAGAATTTTCTACAGAAACTGTATAAATATTGGTCTTCCGATTTTTGAGTCTCCAGAAGCTGTGGAAGGTATTGAGGAAGGTGATATTGTTGAAGTAAATCCTGTTACGGGTATTATTAGAAATATTACTAAAAATACGGAATTTCAGGCTACTCCGATTCCGCCGGAGATAAGGGAAATAATGGATGCAGGCGGGCTTATGGAGTATGCAAAAAAGAAATTGAAGGAAAACAGATAG
- a CDS encoding hybrid sensor histidine kinase/response regulator, with the protein MKIRTKFAILLTIMGLFGFLAATVGIYGMRIHVRVDNAIEVANTEKYLLEKILRSYLFLKEGYDGKIEKELKTSQRMFEINLKAIKNGGVVLVPKEATNNNPFQNFYIKPLGKQKEYKPLLTKIEREWKNIKNLLTSSAPPYEIYIESKKIKKELNILIDKLKLSDDRYLFYELEIGFIIAGTFVFIIIGIMLFDVSKKIEKLSYAITSIPTGKFCKLSKLPEKYRTNDEIGQAFIAAEETSQLIFSLLGRIKKMLQNFQTGKISKVRTDDLEGKWKEIGELLNAISEKWAEGAQTTLRWIECFKKLKSCETCERRFNCIIPADNQGIYKEIYGTLKKLKDETMVAADEIDRFRKEISKAIREGKTFIPSSIDYSKIPDFLHEIAKSLEDMAISLLNALSSQKIFLATVSHDIRTPLNGIIGFLGLLNQSDKLSPKDREYVELALSSAKQLLSLVNDILDVAKIQAEQIELYTEPINIIKVVKDTAYALSSNLKEGVELKFNFPEEELWVEGDEKRIKQIFFNLLSNAAKFTEKGFIEVGLKRVKEEKEKNAYKLLFYVKDTGIGIPYEKQPLLFKPFSQIKSRTAKKVEGTGLGLFITKKLANIMGGDVWVDSKPGKGSTFYVLLELKKAKPPAKQEQLDEMECENVDKNLKILIAEDIIVNQIFIRELLKKKFGIENVKIVDNGKKAVEAAEKEQFDLILMDLKMPVMDGLTAIEEIRKKGIDVPIFMLTADAFRDSEEKAIKAGADGYLVKPVDFKQLCKALSYASKIKMKRKGEEK; encoded by the coding sequence ATGAAAATACGAACAAAATTTGCAATTCTCCTTACAATAATGGGACTTTTTGGCTTTTTGGCTGCAACTGTAGGTATATACGGAATGCGTATCCACGTAAGAGTGGATAACGCTATAGAAGTGGCAAACACAGAAAAGTATCTCCTTGAAAAAATTTTAAGAAGTTATCTGTTTCTAAAAGAAGGTTATGACGGAAAAATAGAGAAAGAGCTTAAAACAAGCCAGAGAATGTTTGAAATAAACCTGAAAGCTATCAAAAACGGTGGAGTTGTTCTTGTACCAAAAGAAGCCACAAACAATAACCCATTTCAAAATTTTTACATAAAACCCCTGGGAAAACAAAAGGAATACAAGCCACTTTTAACAAAAATAGAAAGAGAATGGAAAAACATCAAAAATTTACTTACATCCAGTGCTCCACCCTATGAAATCTACATTGAATCAAAAAAGATTAAAAAAGAGTTAAACATACTAATAGATAAACTGAAACTCAGCGACGATAGGTATCTCTTTTATGAACTTGAAATAGGATTTATCATTGCAGGAACTTTCGTTTTCATTATAATAGGCATCATGTTATTTGATGTTTCAAAAAAGATAGAAAAACTTTCCTATGCCATCACAAGTATTCCAACAGGAAAATTCTGCAAACTCTCAAAACTTCCCGAAAAATACAGAACAAACGATGAAATAGGTCAGGCGTTTATCGCAGCAGAGGAAACTTCACAACTTATATTCTCTCTCCTCGGAAGAATAAAAAAGATGCTTCAGAACTTCCAGACAGGAAAAATTTCAAAGGTCAGAACCGACGATCTTGAAGGGAAATGGAAGGAGATAGGAGAACTCCTTAACGCCATATCGGAAAAATGGGCAGAAGGAGCACAAACTACACTGAGATGGATTGAATGTTTCAAAAAGCTTAAAAGCTGTGAAACTTGTGAAAGAAGATTTAACTGTATCATCCCTGCCGATAATCAAGGAATATACAAAGAGATCTACGGCACTTTAAAAAAACTGAAAGATGAAACAATGGTTGCAGCAGACGAAATAGATAGATTCAGAAAAGAAATTTCAAAAGCTATAAGAGAAGGGAAAACATTCATACCTTCAAGTATTGATTACTCAAAAATTCCCGATTTTCTCCATGAAATCGCAAAATCACTTGAAGATATGGCAATCTCCCTTTTAAACGCACTTTCAAGCCAGAAAATATTTCTTGCAACCGTTTCCCACGATATAAGAACTCCTTTAAACGGCATAATCGGCTTTTTAGGATTGTTAAACCAGTCTGACAAGCTTTCTCCAAAAGACAGAGAATATGTAGAACTTGCACTGTCAAGTGCAAAACAGCTTTTAAGTCTTGTAAACGATATACTGGATGTGGCAAAAATACAGGCTGAACAGATAGAACTTTACACAGAACCGATAAACATAATTAAAGTGGTTAAAGACACAGCCTACGCTTTATCTTCCAACTTAAAAGAAGGAGTAGAACTAAAATTTAACTTCCCTGAAGAGGAACTATGGGTAGAAGGAGATGAAAAAAGAATTAAACAGATATTCTTCAACCTCCTTTCAAACGCAGCGAAATTCACAGAGAAAGGCTTTATTGAAGTTGGGCTAAAAAGAGTAAAAGAGGAGAAAGAGAAAAATGCATACAAACTTCTCTTTTATGTGAAAGACACAGGTATAGGCATTCCTTACGAAAAACAGCCACTTCTTTTCAAGCCATTCTCACAGATTAAAAGTAGAACAGCTAAGAAAGTGGAAGGCACAGGACTTGGTCTTTTCATAACCAAAAAACTTGCAAACATTATGGGTGGAGATGTGTGGGTTGATAGCAAGCCCGGAAAGGGTTCCACCTTTTATGTATTACTTGAACTAAAGAAAGCAAAACCACCAGCAAAGCAAGAACAACTTGATGAAATGGAATGTGAAAATGTGGATAAAAACCTTAAAATTCTTATTGCTGAAGATATAATAGTTAATCAAATATTTATCAGAGAACTTCTTAAAAAGAAATTCGGTATAGAAAATGTAAAAATTGTTGACAACGGTAAAAAAGCTGTTGAAGCTGCCGAAAAGGAACAGTTTGACCTGATTTTGATGGATCTTAAAATGCCTGTAATGGACGGTTTAACAGCTATAGAAGAAATTAGAAAGAAAGGAATAGATGTGCCTATATTTATGCTGACAGCAGATGCTTTCAGAGATTCTGAAGAGAAAGCTATAAAAGCAGGAGCTGATGGTTATCTTGTGAAACCTGTTGATTTTAAACAACTCTGCAAAGCTCTCTCATACGCTTCAAAGATAAAGATGAAACGAAAAGGTGAAGAGAAATGA
- a CDS encoding ATP-binding protein has product MNKVGICVGEATPREITFISNGNIQLGDYVELSYDGFRTLGFVKEIRCINRTVSEDLNIKDIEKLKSLTDGFKTYIGKIAILGDVEKGMFVPRTPPPPGTDIFPASKETLEKVFGKDDGKKLKLGTLLTRPDVNVYVDIDQIVSRHLAILAITGGGKSNTVSVIIEGILEKFGTILVFDMHGEYINFDFRRNGKNVVNRLELKLNPAYLNYKEFRQFINVDDNAFIQDRYLKRAFKTTLEEISAGKIQTSQFWGRLKGELEAYKELAKEDPDIKEDRKSIVGVLNKVEDAMESYHELFDLFEKPIVEQIEPGSLNVIDFSQVDEKVADIIVSHVLRNLLEKRKKFIHGYENGLKFPVLTIIEEAHILASSTINTKSKYWISRVAREGRKFGLGLCLVSQRPKSLDSNTLSQANNMVILKLVEPGDQRHVQQAAESLSSELVEQLPSLNVGEALVMGKMIGVPALVKIDLAKSKKSGKDISAVEEWQEIVEKRKQLEEDINSLADFYDE; this is encoded by the coding sequence ATGAACAAAGTAGGTATTTGTGTTGGAGAAGCAACTCCAAGGGAAATAACATTTATAAGCAACGGAAATATCCAGCTTGGAGACTATGTAGAACTCTCCTACGATGGATTTAGAACCCTTGGATTTGTTAAAGAGATACGCTGCATAAACAGAACGGTAAGTGAAGACCTTAACATAAAAGATATAGAAAAACTTAAAAGCCTAACAGACGGATTTAAAACATACATAGGGAAAATAGCGATTCTTGGCGATGTGGAAAAAGGAATGTTTGTTCCCAGAACTCCGCCGCCACCTGGAACAGACATCTTTCCGGCATCAAAGGAAACCCTTGAAAAAGTGTTTGGAAAAGATGACGGTAAAAAACTCAAACTTGGAACGCTGCTTACAAGGCCTGATGTAAACGTTTATGTTGATATAGACCAGATAGTCAGCAGACACCTTGCAATCCTTGCAATTACAGGGGGCGGTAAGTCAAATACCGTTTCTGTTATCATAGAAGGTATCCTTGAAAAATTTGGAACAATACTTGTATTTGATATGCACGGTGAATACATAAACTTTGACTTCAGAAGAAACGGTAAAAATGTAGTAAATCGTCTTGAATTAAAATTAAACCCGGCATACTTAAACTATAAAGAGTTTCGTCAATTCATAAACGTTGATGACAACGCATTCATTCAGGACAGGTATCTTAAAAGAGCCTTTAAAACTACACTGGAAGAGATTTCCGCAGGAAAAATCCAGACAAGTCAGTTCTGGGGACGATTAAAAGGAGAACTTGAAGCTTACAAGGAACTTGCGAAAGAAGACCCGGATATAAAAGAAGACAGAAAATCAATTGTTGGTGTTTTAAACAAAGTAGAAGACGCAATGGAATCGTATCATGAGCTTTTTGACCTTTTTGAAAAACCGATAGTTGAACAGATAGAACCGGGCAGTCTTAACGTTATAGATTTTTCTCAGGTTGATGAAAAGGTGGCAGACATTATTGTAAGTCACGTTTTAAGAAACCTTCTTGAAAAACGGAAAAAATTTATCCACGGATATGAAAATGGTCTCAAATTCCCCGTTTTAACAATAATAGAAGAAGCCCATATCCTTGCATCTTCAACAATAAACACAAAATCAAAATACTGGATTTCCCGGGTGGCAAGAGAAGGAAGAAAGTTTGGATTAGGGTTGTGTCTTGTAAGTCAAAGGCCAAAATCTCTTGACTCCAACACCCTCTCTCAGGCAAACAACATGGTAATACTTAAACTTGTAGAACCGGGAGACCAGAGACATGTTCAGCAGGCAGCAGAATCTTTAAGCAGTGAACTGGTGGAACAACTTCCATCCCTTAATGTGGGGGAAGCTCTTGTAATGGGAAAAATGATAGGTGTTCCTGCCCTTGTAAAGATAGACCTTGCAAAAAGTAAAAAGAGTGGGAAAGATATAAGTGCAGTAGAAGAGTGGCAGGAGATAGTAGAAAAGAGAAAACAGTTAGAAGAAGATATCAATAGTTTGGCGGATTTCTATGATGAATAG